One region of Ornithorhynchus anatinus isolate Pmale09 chromosome X5, mOrnAna1.pri.v4, whole genome shotgun sequence genomic DNA includes:
- the ORNANAV1R3114 gene encoding vomeronasal 1 receptor ornAnaV1R3114: protein MVVSDLVWTIFFLAQTSLGLLGNSTLLMLYINIFITHPYQRKSTDLILTHLTVANTMTLLTQCAPGMVMAFGLKTLVGTIGCQIVLYIRRVARALSICTTCLLSVFQAITISPSTSLFAQLKPRAPSYIFPSFVFFWILNLFIDINFLKSVVAIRNDTITVSVYRSKSCSSSQRESLLKQDAFVSLMTLRDVFFVFLMSWTSGYMVVVLHQHQKQVQHIHSNSLSPQFSAEAKATQTILLLVISFVCFYCINSSFNLTLYFVPENDLRFYDPVLFLGACYAFFCPFVLISKDPRVPTVQGVLKKIRGTLGPLDSSQEQQVTSLPLSQPTDSL, encoded by the coding sequence ATGGTGGTAAGTGACCTGGTTTGGACTATCTTCTTCCTGGCTCAGACTAGCCTTGGGCTCCTGGGCAATTCAACCCTACTCATGCTGTACATCAACATTTTCATCACTCATCCCTATCAGAGGAAGTCGACAGATCTGATCCTCACCCACCTGACCGTGGCCAACACCATGACACTTCTCACCCAGTGTGCCCCAGGAATGGTGATGGCCTTTGGACTGAAGACTCTCGTAGGCACCATTGGATGCCAGATCGTCTTGTACATCAGAAGGGTGGCCAGGGCCCTTTCTATCTGCACCACATGTCTCCTGAGCgttttccaggccatcaccatcagtcccagcacttcCCTCTTTGCCCAGCTCAAACCAAGAGCCCCCAGTtacattttcccttcctttgtcTTCTTCTGGATTCTCAATCTGTTCATAGACATTAATTTTCTAAAGTCTGTAGTAGCCATTAGGAATGACACCATCACTGTCAGTGTTTACAGAAGTAAGTCCTGTTCCAGTTCCCAGAGGGAAAGTCTCTTGAAACAAGATGCTTTTGTAAGCCTCATGACTCTGCGTGATGTCTTTTTTGTGTTCCTCATGAGTTGgaccagtggctacatggtggtGGTGCTACACCAACACCAGAAGCAAGTCCAGCACATCCACAGCAACAGCCTCTCCCCCCAATTTTCTGCAGAGGCCAAAGCCACCCAGACCATCCTGCTCCTGGTCATTtcctttgtttgtttttactGCATCAACTCCAGCTTCAACCTGACCTTGTATTTTGTGCCAGAGAACGACTTGAGATTTTATGACCCAGTATTATTTCTCGGTGCTTGTTATGCCTTCTTCTGTCCCTTTGTGTTGATTAGCAAAGATCCCCGGGTCCCCACGGTACAGGGTGTCCTGAAAAAGATAAGAGGAACACTTGGTCCCCTGGATTCCAGCCAAGAACAACAggtcacctccctgcctctttctcagCCCACTGACTCTCTGTAA